The Streptomyces laurentii region GGCCCGGCACGGTGGCGGCGAGCGCCAGCAGGTCGCCGGGCCAGTCGTCCAGATGCCGCAGGAGGGCCTTGTCCGCGCCGGTGCCCTCGATCCGGCAGGCGACGGCCTCGACCCAGGAGCGTTCGCGCGCGTCGGCACGGTCCCGGGCCGCGCGCCGGGCTCCGGCGAGGGCGCCGAGCGCGTCGGCCCCGCACTCGTGGTCGAGCAGGGCGAGGGCGCCGTGGGCGAGCGCGAAGCCGGGGTCGAGTGCCGCGGCGCGGCGGAACGCGGACGCGGCACCGGCCCGCACCGTCAACAGCCGGTCCAGGCCCAGGCGGTAGGCCGCGGCGGCCTCGTCGTGGGTGCTGAGCGCGAGCCCCGAGCCGTCGCACGGCCGCTTCCGGACGAGGTGCGGGGCAGGGGTCAAGGTGGCGAGGTGGTCGAGTACCGCGGTGGCGACGGCTTCGGCCTGGACCCGGATCTCGGGGACCGCGGTGGTCTCCCACAGTTCACCGCGGCGCGGCGCGCCGAGCGTCCACAGCGGTCGTACGGCTCGTCCGCCGGCGTCGCGCAGCCGGCCCTCGTCGGTGGCCACGCCCATGCCGAGCGGGCCGGGCACCGCGCCGCCCGTATCGAGCAGACCCCGCCACAGCGGGTCGGCCGATTCCCTCAGCAGTGGATCCGGGCCGGTGCAGTTCACCACCCAGCCCACGGACAGCTCCCGTGTGCCGCCGTCCCCGGCCAGGGCGACGGTGACGGTGACCGGCCCGAACCGCCCGACCCGGCCGACCCGCGCGTCCGGGCCGGTGCGGACGGCGGTGATCCGTCCCGCGTACGGCCGGAGGCGCCGCATCCGGCACATCCGCGCGACCGCCTCGGCGGTGGCGGGAGGCATCCGGTGCCGGTGCACGTTCCACAGTGAACTGTCCTGCTCCAGGAACGCGGCCCGCTCCTCGACGGACAGCGCGCCCCACAACCGCGCGGTGAGGGGACGCAGTCCGTCGAAGGCGGGGCGCCAGTCCCCGTGGGTGCGCAGGACCTGGCCGATGTGCCGGCGGATCCCGGCCCGCAGCCCGGTCAGGGGCAGTCCGTGCAGGTCTTCCGGGCAGGCCACGGCGGGCAGAGGGGTCAGCGCGTGGGGCTGCGGCAGGCGTCCGCCGCGCGAGAGCGCGTGCACCGTACGGCCGGGGCGGCCCAGGCGCAGCGCGACGTCGACCGCGGTCAGCCCGGTGCCGACCAGGAGCACGTCGTCCGTCCGCCCCTCGGCCAGGAGCGGGTCCAGGGCCCCGGGAGCCCAGGGGTCGACGATGAGGCGGTCGCTCTCGCGGAGCGCGGGTGCGGCCCAGCCGGCGGCGGACGAGGGGTTCGGCCCGGTCGCGAGGACGACGCCGTCGGCGTCCACCGTGCCGCCGTCGGCGAGCTCCAGCCGTGCTGTCGGCCCGCGCCAGCGGAGGCCGGCGGCGCGGGTGCGCAGCCTGCGGACGGTGACGGTGCCATGGGCCTCCACGATGGCCCGGCCCAGCGTGTCGGCCAGGTAGGAGCCGTACCGGTGCCGGGCGACGAAGTCGGCGGCCGACGCCTCCGTACCGCCGTGTCCGCGCAGCCAGCGCAGGAAGTGGCCGGGGTCGTCCGGGTGGCAACTCATATGACCGGCGGGGACGTTCAGGAGGTGGCGCGGATCCGTGGTGGCGTAGGCGGTGCCGCGGCCGGCCTCCGGCGCCGGGTCGATCAGGACGAGGTCGAGGGCGGATCGGCGGCGGACAGCCGTCCCGCAGAGCTGGAGGGCGACCAGGGCGCCCGCCGCGCCCGCCCCCACCACGGCGACGGTCCGGCGCGGCGGTGACGCGCGGTGCCCTTGCATGGACAAGCCTCCTGTCGGATGCGGTGCGGGGCCGGCGCCGCGGACGGGGCACGTCCGGGGCGACGGCCCGCGAGGGTCAGGCCGGAGCCGCCGATGCCGTGCCCGAGGGGCGCACCGTCGGCGCCATGAGGAGCCAGCACACGGCCATGCCGGCGGTGGAGAACCAGCCGACGGCGTGCCAACCCCAGTGTTCCACCCCGGCGTTGAACAGCGGAGGGCCCAGCAGCGAACCGAGGCTGCCGCCTTGGGTCACGATGCCGTTGGCCAGCCCGAGATCCCCGGACTCGGCGGCGAGCCGGGGAACCGAGGCGAGGATCAGCCCCACCATGACGCCGTTGAGCCCGGAGATGGTGGCGGCCCCCGCGATGAAGAGGACGGTCCCGACGCCGGCCCGGAACGCCACCCAGGCGGCGATCACGACGAGGAACGAGCCGAGGGCCACCGGGCGGACATCCTGTTTGCGGTGCATGAGCCAGCCGATGAGGAAGCCGCCGCCGACGCTGACAAGGGAGATGAACCCGGCCGTGGCCCCGGCATCCGCCCGGCTGTAGCCCAGCTCGCGCTGGAGGAAGATCGGGATCAGTACGAAGACGGCCACCGTGACCAGGGAGACCATGCAGAAGCCGAGGGCCAGGAGCACCACCAGGGGCCGGTTGCCAGGCCGGGCCGTACGGTGTTTCGCCGACGGCCGCGGAGTGGCCGGGGCCAGCGTGCCGAGCCGGGTGAACGTCAGGACGGTGGCCGGCAGTGCGGTGAGCGCGGCCATGACGAACATCCAGCCCCGCCAGTCCGTCACCGAACCGACCGCGCCGCCGAGCGCCGTGCTCAGCGCCAGCCCCACGGGGACGAAGGTGCCCCACAGGGCCAGCGCGGGACCGCGGTCGGGGGGTGCGGACAGCCGGACGATCAGGGTGGGGCAGGCGATGACCACCATGAGGTAGCCGATGCCTTCCGCCGCGCGCAGCGGCAGCAGGGCGCCCAGGCCGGGCGCCAGTCCGCCACCCGCGCCCGCCGCCGCCACGCACCACAGCCCGGTCAGCAGGGTGCCGCGCATGGACCGCCGGCCCAGCCACAGCCCGGCCGGGGTGCCGAGCAGGGCGGAGATCCCCGTGATGG contains the following coding sequences:
- a CDS encoding lycopene beta and epsilon cyclase (FAD-NAD(P)-binding; pfam13454;~Lycopene beta and epsilon cyclase [Streptomyces violaceusniger Tu4113];~PFAM: Lycopene beta/epsilon cyclase; Tetratricopeptide TPR-4; KEGG: sma:SAV_1762 hypothetical protein;~StaR_like; a well-conserved protein found in bacteria, plants, and animals. A family member from Streptomyces toyocaensis, StaR is part of a gene cluster involved in the biosynthesis of glycopeptide antibiotics (GPAs), specifically A47934. It has been...; cd05804;~Uncharacterized protein conserved in bacteria [Function unknown];~identified by MetaGeneAnnotator; putative); this translates as MQGHRASPPRRTVAVVGAGAAGALVALQLCGTAVRRRSALDLVLIDPAPEAGRGTAYATTDPRHLLNVPAGHMSCHPDDPGHFLRWLRGHGGTEASAADFVARHRYGSYLADTLGRAIVEAHGTVTVRRLRTRAAGLRWRGPTARLELADGGTVDADGVVLATGPNPSSAAGWAAPALRESDRLIVDPWAPGALDPLLAEGRTDDVLLVGTGLTAVDVALRLGRPGRTVHALSRGGRLPQPHALTPLPAVACPEDLHGLPLTGLRAGIRRHIGQVLRTHGDWRPAFDGLRPLTARLWGALSVEERAAFLEQDSSLWNVHRHRMPPATAEAVARMCRMRRLRPYAGRITAVRTGPDARVGRVGRFGPVTVTVALAGDGGTRELSVGWVVNCTGPDPLLRESADPLWRGLLDTGGAVPGPLGMGVATDEGRLRDAGGRAVRPLWTLGAPRRGELWETTAVPEIRVQAEAVATAVLDHLATLTPAPHLVRKRPCDGSGLALSTHDEAAAAYRLGLDRLLTVRAGAASAFRRAAALDPGFALAHGALALLDHECGADALGALAGARRAARDRADARERSWVEAVACRIEGTGADKALLRHLDDWPGDLLALAATVPGLAFSGVHDRGGSAVLRVLEQTRAAHQEHWFPTSLLAFLRQEEGRYEEAASLAEQALAAEPASGNALHALAHADYARGRHQAGRERVDQWLGSRPEYGGAHRGHFAWHAALHDLALGDEAAVRRRWATRLAPTQVRGAGALIDTCSLAWRIRLAGGRQPDLSVDDVLEAVPPDLLERPPTAFLALHAALAFAAADSVPGLRRLHAHARGSGGVRRQVIAPLCDALEYAVEERWAEAADELERILPAVRTVGGSDVQREVVEETLLYALTAAGRHEAARARLEARPDRRPSPYDRTRPASPPTTHPGR
- a CDS encoding hypothetical protein (identified by MetaGeneAnnotator; putative;~sequence version:1), with the translated sequence MSELRDAHNGSGTGPDPVESTRRLPLALVYAAGVIAAMGLGKFDVFAVQLQDDLEISLGQVGWVVSAITGISALLGTPAGLWLGRRSMRGTLLTGLWCVAAAGAGGGLAPGLGALLPLRAAEGIGYLMVVIACPTLIVRLSAPPDRGPALALWGTFVPVGLALSTALGGAVGSVTDWRGWMFVMAALTALPATVLTFTRLGTLAPATPRPSAKHRTARPGNRPLVVLLALGFCMVSLVTVAVFVLIPIFLQRELGYSRADAGATAGFISLVSVGGGFLIGWLMHRKQDVRPVALGSFLVVIAAWVAFRAGVGTVLFIAGAATISGLNGVMVGLILASVPRLAAESGDLGLANGIVTQGGSLGSLLGPPLFNAGVEHWGWHAVGWFSTAGMAVCWLLMAPTVRPSGTASAAPA